The Nitrospira sp. SG-bin1 sequence ATGAAATCCTTGGCTTGTTGGCCAGGACATTCTTGACTCCTGGTGATGAAGCCATCATGGCTGATCACACGTTCGTGATCTATAAGATGGAGGTCACGGCGGTCCACGGTAAGCCGGTGGTCGTGCCTCTCGTCAACTGGGCTCACGATCTTGAATCAATGGTACGCGTCGTAACGCCACGCACGCGATTGCTCTTCCTTTGCAATCCCAATAATCCCACCGGGACGATCGTGTCGCGGGACGCGGTTGATCGACTCATGGCCAACGTGTCCCATGACGTCATCGTCGTGTTCGACGAAGCCTACTTTGAATATGTCCGCAATCCGCAGTTTCCCGATGCGATGGCGTATGTGAAGCAGGGGCGGAATGCGATTGTCCTGAGGACGTTCTCCAAGATCTATGGACTCGCCGGATTACGCATCGGATACGGAATGAGTACTCCGGAGATCATCGACTACCTGAATAGAGTGCGCCCTCCGTTCAATGCCAACAGTCTTGCCCAGAAGGCCGCCCTGGCCGCATTGGGAGATGATGAGCATGTGGCCAGGAGTCGGGCCGTCAACGCAGCCGGGATGGAGCACATTGAGCAGGGGTTGCGCGCCTTAGGATTGACTCCTATTCCGAGCGAGACCAATTTTCTTTATTTTGATGCGAAACAGGATGGACGAGGGGTGTTCGAAGCATTGCTCCGAGAAGGGATTATTGTGCGGCACATTGAGGGAACCATGCTTCGTGTCACCATCGGTCAACCCGACGAGAATGCTGCCTTCCTCCAGGCTCTCGAGAAAGTCTTGAATGGAGGTCGGTGAGAATATAGTGAGGAAATTATGATCATCGTGTTGAAACCTGAGGCTTCGGAAAGTGAAGTGGATCACATTATCGACCGACTGCGCGATCTGGGCTTGAAATCGCAGATCTCCACGGGCCAGGAACGCACCATCATCGGTGTCATCGGAGACGATCGCATCCTGCACAATCAGCCCTTGACGGCACTTCCTGGGGTTGAAAGCGTTCTGCCGATCCTTGCCCCCTGGAAGCTGGTCAGCCGTGAGTTTAAGAAGGAGGCGACGATCATCGATGTCGGAGGCGTCAAGATTGGAGCGAACAAGCTGGCCATCATGGCAGGACCCTGTGCGGTCGAACGGCTCGAACTCACCGTGGGGATTGCGCATGAAGTCAAGGCTGCAGGAGCCACGATTCTGCGGGGGGGAGCCTATAAACCCAGAACATCACCCTATTCCTTTCAGGGGTTGGGTCGTGAAGGGCTTGACTACTTGGTTGAAGCGAGGAAACAGACGGGATTACCCGTGGTCAGCGAAATTCTAGACACCCGGGATATCGAGCTCTTTCTCGAAAAAGCGGACATTATTCAAATCGGCGCACGGAACATGCAGAACTTCGAGCTCCTGAAGGAAGTCGGCGCCTATGATAAACCGGTCCTCCTGAAACGAGGCTTGTCCGCGACCATCAAGGAATTTCTCCTGTCGGCCGAGTACATCATGTCACGCGGAAACCAGAACGTGATGCTGTGTGAACGGGGGATTCGTACGTTCGAAACTCAATATCGCAACACGTTGGATCTCGCGGCCATTCCCACCTTGAAAGAGCTTTCGCATCTCCCGGTCATCGTTGATCCCAGTCATGCCACGGGTAAGTGGGATTTAGTCGCTCCGATGTCAAAGGCGGCGGTCGCCGCCGGCGCCGATGGCCTGCTCATCGAGGTTCATTCGAATCCGGAATGTGCGTTGTGTGACGGTGAGGAATCCATCAAACCCTCGAAGTTCAAGGCCTTGATGACCGATCTCAGAAATATCGCGAAAGCCGTGGGTCGAGAGCTGTAGAGACGATATGGCCGTTCACTTCAAGCACGTCGCGATCATCGGTGTGGGGCTGATCGGTGGATCGTTGGGCATGATTCTCCGGCGAAAAGCGTTGGCGGATCACGTGGTCGGCGTCGGCCGTCGGGTCGAAAATCTCAAGGCGTCGGTAGCGTTGGGGGCGATCGATCGATATGTGGCCGATCCTCAAGAGGGAGTGCGTGGTTCGGACTTGATCGTCCTGGCGACACCTGTCGATACCTATGAGCGACATCTGCACGAGTGGGCCCATTGTCTTGCTCCCGGCGCGATCGTCAGTGATGTGGGAAGTGTGAAAGGCACCTTGGTCGAACGGTCGGAAGCAACCATGCCGGCGGGTGTGCATTTTGTGGGAGCCCATCCTATAGCGGGAAAAGAAAAGACGGGTGTTGCGGCGGGGTCGGATCAATTGTTCAAAGGAGCACGCTGTATTTTGACACCGACACGACGAACGGACCCGACGGCACTGGATCGGGTGAGACAGCTCTGGGAAGAGGCCGGTTCCATTGTCTTAACGATGGATCCGCATCTGCACGACCAAATTCTAGGCGCTGTCAGTCATCTGCCCCATGTGGCGGCCTTTGCCCTTATGAATGCCTTGGCCGAGCTTCGAGACCAGCAGATTCCATCGTTGGATCTCGCCGGTCATTCAGGAGGAGGCTTACGGGATACGACCAGGATTGCGGCAAGTTCCCCGGAAATGTGGCGGGATATTTTCTTGTGGAATCGGGATAATGTAGCGTCCTATCTCGACCGATATGTGCGCGCTCTGGAAGAATTGAAGCAGCTGATCAAAACAGGGGATGCAGCCGGCATCGAGAAGTTACTTGAGCGGGCCAAAGGCGAACGTGAAAAGTTGAATGGTTTTTCTTCGAGCCACCCATGACATCAATGACGATCACCCCGGGCCGGCCACTCAGAGGAACGACGACCGTTCCCGGTGATAAGTCTCTCACCCATCGGGCCATCATTCTTACTTCACTGGCAGAAGGCACGAGTACGATAGGGAGTTACTGTCAGGGAGAAGATTGTCTGAACACGATGAGGGCCTTTCAGGGGCTGGGTATCCCCATTATGCAGAGTCCCACCGAGTTAACCGTCAACGGGAAGGGGTTTTGGGGATTATCCGAGCCAAGCGCCCCGATCGATTGCGGCAATTCCGGAACCGGTATCCGTCTGCTCGCGGGGATCCTGGCAGGGCAAGATTTTTTCTCCATCCTCACGGGCGACGAGTCGATCAGGCGGCGCCCCATGGGGCGGGTCGTCAAGCCGCTGCGCGAGATGGGTGCGGTGATCGGAGGCCGTAAAGGCGGAGAACTCGCTCCCTTGGCGATAACGGGAGCCGGCCTCCATGGGATCGAGTACGCGTCGTCCGTAGCCAGCGCACAGATCAAGTCGTCGCTCCTGCTCGCCGGCCTCTTCGCTCAAGGGCAGACTCGATATAAGGAACCCAGTTTGTCCC is a genomic window containing:
- a CDS encoding histidinol-phosphate transaminase (catalyzes the formation of L-histidinol phosphate from imidazole-acetol phosphate and glutamate in histidine biosynthesis), with protein sequence MALQVHPDIRSLSPYVPGKPIDELQRELGLSRVIKLASNENPLGPSPKALAALAGAEDMLHRYPDGGGYQLRQKIADRWKVAGDQVILGNGSDEILGLLARTFLTPGDEAIMADHTFVIYKMEVTAVHGKPVVVPLVNWAHDLESMVRVVTPRTRLLFLCNPNNPTGTIVSRDAVDRLMANVSHDVIVVFDEAYFEYVRNPQFPDAMAYVKQGRNAIVLRTFSKIYGLAGLRIGYGMSTPEIIDYLNRVRPPFNANSLAQKAALAALGDDEHVARSRAVNAAGMEHIEQGLRALGLTPIPSETNFLYFDAKQDGRGVFEALLREGIIVRHIEGTMLRVTIGQPDENAAFLQALEKVLNGGR
- a CDS encoding 3-deoxy-7-phosphoheptulonate synthase (catalyzes the formation of 3-deoxy-D-arabino-hept-2-ulosonate 7-phosphate from phosphoenolpyruvate and D-erythrose 4-phosphate): MIIVLKPEASESEVDHIIDRLRDLGLKSQISTGQERTIIGVIGDDRILHNQPLTALPGVESVLPILAPWKLVSREFKKEATIIDVGGVKIGANKLAIMAGPCAVERLELTVGIAHEVKAAGATILRGGAYKPRTSPYSFQGLGREGLDYLVEARKQTGLPVVSEILDTRDIELFLEKADIIQIGARNMQNFELLKEVGAYDKPVLLKRGLSATIKEFLLSAEYIMSRGNQNVMLCERGIRTFETQYRNTLDLAAIPTLKELSHLPVIVDPSHATGKWDLVAPMSKAAVAAGADGLLIEVHSNPECALCDGEESIKPSKFKALMTDLRNIAKAVGREL